One Glycine soja cultivar W05 chromosome 2, ASM419377v2, whole genome shotgun sequence genomic region harbors:
- the LOC114388330 gene encoding transcription factor FAMA-like isoform X1, which translates to MEKDHNYSTPPPPPLSMPPSFNTLDYSLDQQQHHHLYAPNQHQQHLMMKFQQGSGDENNNIGSMVDYMPQTTTTLPPHGFYGTATSAATTSYDKLSFADVMQFADFGPKLALNQAKSCEESAIDPVYFLKFPVLNDKMEEDHQQNMMVNNDDPDGDEAENHHHLDERFNLVSVEGKDQGMMMREDEETTRVSDDNNNSVQIRFLGHEEPQQKNCAVQENKNGKKKRPRTVKTSEEVESQRMTHIAVERNRRKQMNEHLRVLRSLMPGSYVQRGDQASIIGGAIEFVRELEQLLQCLESQKRRRLLGEAQARQVGDPSLVAQQQQQPPFFPTLPIPNEQMKLVEMETGLREETAECKSCLADVEVKLLGFDAMIKILSRRRPGQLIKTIAALEDLQLIILHTNITTIEQTVLYSFNVKVASDSRFTAEDIASSVQQIFNFIHANTSM; encoded by the exons ATGGAGAAAGATCACAACTATTCG acaccaccaccaccaccgttATCTATGCCTCCAAGCTTCAACACACTAGACTACTCTCTAgaccaacaacaacatcatcatttGTACGCACCAAATCAACACCAACAACACCTGATGATGAAGTTCCAACAAGGTTCTGGTGATGAAAACAACAATATTGGATCAATGGTGGATTACATGcctcaaacaacaacaacactaccCCCACATGGTTTTTATGGTACTGCTACCAGTGCTGCCACAACATCCTATGACAAACTCAGTTTTGCAGATGTGATGCAGTTTGCAGATTTTGGACCGAAGTTGGCTTTGAACCAAGCAAAAAGCTGTGAAGAATCTGCAATAGACCCGGTTTATTTTCTTAAGTTTCCCGTGTTGAACGACAAGATGGAGGAGGATCATCAGCAGAACATGATGGTGAATAATGATGACCCTGATGGTGATGAAGCagaaaatcatcatcatcttgatGAGAGGTTCAATTTGGTGAGTGTGGAAGGCAAAGATCAGGGAATGATGATGAGAGAAGATGAAGAGACAACTCGTGTTTCCGACGACAACAACAACTCGGTGCAGATTCGGTTTCTTGGACACGAAGAGCCTCAGCAGAAGAATTGTGCAGTGCAGGAGAACAAGAACGGCAAGAAGAAGAGACCAAGAACTGTTAAGACGAGTGAGGAGGTTGAGAGCCAGCGCATGACTCATATAGCGGTTGAAAGGAACCGTAGGAAGCAAATGAATGAGCATCTTCGTGTCCTTAGATCCCTCATGCCTGGTTCATACGTCCAAAGG GGTGATCAAGCTTCTATAATTGGAGGGGCTATAGAGTTTGTGAGGGAATTGGAGCAACTTCTTCAATGTTTGGAGTCACAAAAGAGGAGGAGGCTACTTGGAGAAGCTCAAGCAAGACAAGTTGGGGATCCCTCTCTTGtggcacaacaacaacaacagcctccATTCTTTCCAACTTTGCCTATTCCAAACGAGCAGATGAAGCTTGTGGAGATGGAGACTGGCCTCCGCGAAGAAACCGcagagtgcaagtcttgtttgGCCGATGTTGAAGTGAAGCTTCTAGGATTTGATGCCATGATCAAAATCCTATCAAGGAGGAGGCCAGGACAGTTGATCAAGACCATTGCTGCACTTGAAGATCTACAACTTATCATCCTTCACACCAACATCACCACCATTGAACAAACAGTTCTTTATTCATTCAATGtcaag GTGGCTAGTGATTCAAGGTTCACCGCAGAAGATATAGCCAGCTCCGTCCAGCAGATATTCAATTTTATTCATGCAAACACTAGCAtgtga
- the LOC114388330 gene encoding transcription factor FAMA-like isoform X2: MPPSFNTLDYSLDQQQHHHLYAPNQHQQHLMMKFQQGSGDENNNIGSMVDYMPQTTTTLPPHGFYGTATSAATTSYDKLSFADVMQFADFGPKLALNQAKSCEESAIDPVYFLKFPVLNDKMEEDHQQNMMVNNDDPDGDEAENHHHLDERFNLVSVEGKDQGMMMREDEETTRVSDDNNNSVQIRFLGHEEPQQKNCAVQENKNGKKKRPRTVKTSEEVESQRMTHIAVERNRRKQMNEHLRVLRSLMPGSYVQRGDQASIIGGAIEFVRELEQLLQCLESQKRRRLLGEAQARQVGDPSLVAQQQQQPPFFPTLPIPNEQMKLVEMETGLREETAECKSCLADVEVKLLGFDAMIKILSRRRPGQLIKTIAALEDLQLIILHTNITTIEQTVLYSFNVKVASDSRFTAEDIASSVQQIFNFIHANTSM; this comes from the exons ATGCCTCCAAGCTTCAACACACTAGACTACTCTCTAgaccaacaacaacatcatcatttGTACGCACCAAATCAACACCAACAACACCTGATGATGAAGTTCCAACAAGGTTCTGGTGATGAAAACAACAATATTGGATCAATGGTGGATTACATGcctcaaacaacaacaacactaccCCCACATGGTTTTTATGGTACTGCTACCAGTGCTGCCACAACATCCTATGACAAACTCAGTTTTGCAGATGTGATGCAGTTTGCAGATTTTGGACCGAAGTTGGCTTTGAACCAAGCAAAAAGCTGTGAAGAATCTGCAATAGACCCGGTTTATTTTCTTAAGTTTCCCGTGTTGAACGACAAGATGGAGGAGGATCATCAGCAGAACATGATGGTGAATAATGATGACCCTGATGGTGATGAAGCagaaaatcatcatcatcttgatGAGAGGTTCAATTTGGTGAGTGTGGAAGGCAAAGATCAGGGAATGATGATGAGAGAAGATGAAGAGACAACTCGTGTTTCCGACGACAACAACAACTCGGTGCAGATTCGGTTTCTTGGACACGAAGAGCCTCAGCAGAAGAATTGTGCAGTGCAGGAGAACAAGAACGGCAAGAAGAAGAGACCAAGAACTGTTAAGACGAGTGAGGAGGTTGAGAGCCAGCGCATGACTCATATAGCGGTTGAAAGGAACCGTAGGAAGCAAATGAATGAGCATCTTCGTGTCCTTAGATCCCTCATGCCTGGTTCATACGTCCAAAGG GGTGATCAAGCTTCTATAATTGGAGGGGCTATAGAGTTTGTGAGGGAATTGGAGCAACTTCTTCAATGTTTGGAGTCACAAAAGAGGAGGAGGCTACTTGGAGAAGCTCAAGCAAGACAAGTTGGGGATCCCTCTCTTGtggcacaacaacaacaacagcctccATTCTTTCCAACTTTGCCTATTCCAAACGAGCAGATGAAGCTTGTGGAGATGGAGACTGGCCTCCGCGAAGAAACCGcagagtgcaagtcttgtttgGCCGATGTTGAAGTGAAGCTTCTAGGATTTGATGCCATGATCAAAATCCTATCAAGGAGGAGGCCAGGACAGTTGATCAAGACCATTGCTGCACTTGAAGATCTACAACTTATCATCCTTCACACCAACATCACCACCATTGAACAAACAGTTCTTTATTCATTCAATGtcaag GTGGCTAGTGATTCAAGGTTCACCGCAGAAGATATAGCCAGCTCCGTCCAGCAGATATTCAATTTTATTCATGCAAACACTAGCAtgtga